In one window of Solea senegalensis isolate Sse05_10M unplaced genomic scaffold, IFAPA_SoseM_1 scf7180000014572, whole genome shotgun sequence DNA:
- the LOC122761320 gene encoding cytochrome P450 7B1 produces MSPLLLLVLGLVFLLLLMIRTRTRTRRAGEPPLIDSWIPFLGKALEYRADSRKFLEENYRKHGDAFTVHLAGRYITFVMNPLLYPYVIKQDSQLDFHEFSDQISSFAFGYTPLSHCDIPGLEDEIQRGFQLLKGENLDSTLEAVSANLMQVLRQDHLGAGSWRTSNLYEFCDSIMFETIALTMFGKPPGASYRGDIQALREDFHKFDDMFPLLVARVPVRLLGKTKAIRDKFHKYFLPQRMKAWSNGMRFTQTRMELFDGCDSMKDTDKAAHHFAMMWASVANTIPAIFWNLYGVMSDPSAMAAIREEMRDVLGLSEDQVNRPDTDLTLTREQLDKLVCMESTISESLRLSTSSVTLRLATEDTKIQLDERRWFNVRKGDMVAMFPQTLHMDPEVYGDPETYKFDRFVKDGKKKTDFYKGGQKLKYFLLPFGYGSSRCPGQYMATYLMKLLLCVLLLHFDFLVDPGQSTPPLDTSRAGLGTLPPSSDISFRYRLRTRPPH; encoded by the exons ACGTGCTGGTGAACCACcgttgattgacagctggatcCCGTTCTTGGGAAAAGCTCTGGAATATCGAGCAGATTCCCGGAAGTTTCTGGAAGAAAATTATAGAAAACATGGAGACGCGTTCACGGTGCATCTCGCCG GTCGGTACATCACCTTCGTCATGAATCCTTTACTGTATCCGTACGTCATTAAACAAGACTCTCAGCTGGATTTCCACGAATTCTCCGACCAGATTTCTTCGTTCGCGTTCGGGTACACGCCGCTGTCTCACTGTGACATTCCCGGCCTGGAGGATGAGATTCAGCGAGGCTTCCAGTTACTGAAGGGAGAAAACCTGGACTCCACGTTAGAGGCCGTGAGCGCCAACCTCATGCAGGTGCTGCGGCAGGACCACCTGGGGGCGGGCAGCTGGAGGACCTCCAATTTATACGAGTTCTGCGACTCCATCATGTTCGAAACCATCGCCCTCACAATGTTCGGGAAGCCGCCAGGCGCCAGTTACCGTGGCGACATCCAGGCTTTGAGAGAAGACTTCCACAAGTTTGACGACATGTTTCCGCTGCTGGTGGCGCGCGTTCCTGTGAGGCTGCTGGGAAAAACCAAAGCCATCCGCGACAAGTTCCATAAGTACTTCCTGCCGCAGAGGATGAAGGCGTGGTCCAACGGCATGCGCTTCACGCAGACTCGAATGGAGCTGTTTGACGGCTGTGACTCCATGAAGGACACAGACAAAGCAG CTCATCACTTTGCCATGATGTGGGCGTCTGTGGCGAACACCATCCCCGCCATCTTCTGGAACTTGTACGGCGTGATGAGTGACCCGTCGGCGATGGCGGCTATTCGTGAGGAGATGCGTGACGTTCTGGGACTGAGTGAAGACCAAGTCAACAGACCTGACACTGACCTGACACTGACCAGAGAACAGCTGGACAAACTCGTCTGTATGG AGAGCACCATCTCTGAGAGTCTCCGTCTGTCCACGTCCTCTGTCACCCTGCGTCTGGCTACTGAAGACACCAAGATTCAGCTGGACGAGCGTCGCTGGTTTAACGTGAGGAAAGGAGACATGGTCGCGATGTTCCCTCAGACTCTGCACATGGACCCCGAGGTTTATGGCGATCCTGAG ACGTACAAGTTTGACCGCTTCGTTAAAGACGGTAAAAAGAAGACGGACTTCTACAAAGGCGGTCAGAAGCTGAAGTACTTCCTGTTGCCGTTTGGTTACGGCTCGTCACGATGTCCGGGTCAGTACATGGCCACGTACctgatgaagctgctgctctgtgtgctgctgctgcactttgACTTCCTGGTGGACCCGGGTCAGTCCACGCCGCCTCTGGACACCAGCAGAGCCGGTCTGGGGACGCTGCCACCCAGCAGCGACATCAGCTTCCGATACAGGCTGAGGACACGCCCAcctcactga